A part of Curtobacterium sp. MCLR17_036 genomic DNA contains:
- a CDS encoding NAD-dependent epimerase/dehydratase family protein, with product MTGASVLFIGGSGVISAACVREAVEQGFDVTVLNRGTTGGRPIPEGVTRLQADVSDRGALADVLGDQRFDVVVNWIAFTPDQVQADVDFFAGRTRQYVFISSASAYQTPATHLPITESTPLKNPYWQYSRDKIACEELLVQAYREQDFPVTIVRPSHTYDETKLPLTGGWTAVARMRAGKPVIITGDGTSLWTLTHSRDFAVGFTGLLDNASAVGEAFTITSDEAPTWNAIAHEIAAAAGVEDLRIVHVPADAINAVDPEWGAALLGDKANSSVFDNSKVRSLVPWYRPRTTYRQGVREVIAWYEAHPEEQVVDERLDGLMDELAARWAV from the coding sequence ATGACCGGAGCGAGCGTGTTGTTCATCGGCGGGAGCGGCGTCATCAGCGCCGCCTGCGTGCGGGAAGCCGTCGAGCAGGGGTTCGACGTGACCGTGCTCAACCGGGGGACCACCGGGGGCAGGCCGATCCCGGAGGGTGTGACGCGCCTCCAGGCCGACGTGTCGGACCGCGGCGCACTGGCGGACGTGCTCGGCGACCAGCGCTTCGACGTGGTCGTGAACTGGATCGCCTTCACGCCGGACCAGGTGCAGGCGGACGTCGACTTCTTCGCGGGGCGGACGCGGCAGTACGTGTTCATCAGCTCGGCCTCGGCGTACCAGACGCCGGCGACGCACCTGCCGATCACGGAGTCGACGCCGCTGAAGAACCCGTACTGGCAGTACTCGCGCGACAAGATCGCGTGCGAGGAGCTGCTGGTGCAGGCGTACCGGGAGCAGGACTTCCCGGTGACGATCGTGCGGCCGTCGCACACCTACGACGAGACGAAGCTGCCGCTGACCGGCGGCTGGACCGCGGTGGCGCGGATGCGCGCGGGCAAGCCGGTCATCATCACCGGTGACGGGACCTCGTTGTGGACCCTGACGCACAGCCGCGACTTCGCGGTCGGGTTCACTGGGCTGCTCGACAACGCTTCGGCAGTCGGGGAGGCCTTCACGATCACGAGCGACGAGGCGCCGACGTGGAACGCCATCGCGCACGAGATCGCGGCGGCGGCCGGGGTCGAGGACCTGCGGATCGTGCACGTGCCGGCGGACGCCATCAACGCGGTGGACCCGGAGTGGGGCGCGGCGCTGCTCGGCGACAAGGCGAACAGCTCGGTGTTCGACAACAGCAAGGTCCGGTCGCTCGTGCCGTGGTACCGGCCGCGCACGACCTACCGGCAGGGGGTGCGCGAGGTCATCGCCTGGTACGAGGCCCACCCCGAGGAGCAGGTCGTGGACGAGCGGCTCGACGGCTTGATGGACGAGCTGGCGGCGCGCTGGGCGGTGTGA
- the ddaH gene encoding dimethylargininase, which translates to MSNTAPATPTAPARVATKRTILMCKPDFYTVSYRINPWMHPEEPTDTSKAVEQWESLVAVYEQLGFDISYIDPIDGLPDMVYAANGGFVLDGIAYGAKFQYPERQPEGPAYMDWFRQAGLTVAEPEQTNEGEGDFLLIGDTIFAGTGFRSDSTSHDELATIYGREVVTLKLINPSFYHLDTAIAVLDPEPAADGTSNIAYLESAFDEPSLAILRERFPDAIIATEEDAAILGLNSYSDGYNVVIAARATTFASQLREKGYNPIGVDLSELLLGGGGVKCCTLDLHPVGTGTSVARSLGVS; encoded by the coding sequence ATGTCGAACACCGCACCCGCCACTCCCACCGCTCCGGCCCGTGTCGCCACGAAGCGCACGATCCTGATGTGCAAGCCGGACTTCTACACGGTGAGCTACCGGATCAACCCGTGGATGCACCCGGAGGAGCCGACCGACACGTCGAAGGCCGTCGAGCAGTGGGAGTCGCTCGTCGCCGTCTACGAGCAGCTCGGCTTCGACATCTCGTACATCGACCCCATCGACGGCCTGCCGGACATGGTCTACGCAGCCAACGGCGGGTTCGTCCTCGACGGCATCGCCTACGGCGCGAAGTTCCAGTACCCCGAGCGCCAGCCCGAGGGCCCGGCGTACATGGACTGGTTCCGCCAGGCCGGCCTGACCGTCGCCGAGCCGGAGCAGACCAACGAGGGCGAGGGTGACTTCCTGCTCATCGGGGACACCATCTTCGCCGGCACCGGCTTCCGGTCGGACAGCACCTCGCACGACGAGCTCGCGACGATCTACGGCCGCGAGGTCGTCACCCTCAAGCTCATCAACCCGAGCTTCTACCACCTCGACACCGCCATCGCCGTGCTCGACCCCGAGCCCGCGGCGGACGGGACGTCGAACATCGCCTACCTCGAGAGCGCCTTCGACGAGCCGTCGCTGGCGATCCTGCGCGAGCGCTTCCCCGACGCGATCATCGCGACGGAAGAGGACGCCGCGATCCTCGGCCTGAACTCGTACTCCGACGGGTACAACGTCGTGATCGCCGCCCGCGCGACCACGTTCGCGTCGCAGCTGCGTGAGAAGGGCTACAACCCGATCGGCGTCGACCTGTCCGAGCTGCTGCTCGGCGGCGGCGGCGTGAAGTGCTGCACCCTCGACCTGCACCCGGTCGGCACCGGCACCTCGGTCGCGCGTTCCCTCGGGGTCAGCTGA
- a CDS encoding bifunctional proline dehydrogenase/L-glutamate gamma-semialdehyde dehydrogenase has product MPSARLQDCTDDAVALVRRWLAASAGVKPDPGAVRLARTLRDERGLDFARDFVDKVVRPEDPKVAARNLERASRDVPDFLAWYLRGAVTLGGGFATMAPWAVVPTARRILRRMTGHLVVDAAPAKTGQALARLGGPGTRLDLSLLGEAVQGAAEADRRLQRITDLLARDDVDRVSVKLSSVLPPTSPWGLDQAVERAVERLLPLYRLAAAPMAAGRPAKTITLDAEASGDLDRMLAVFRTLLDRDEFVSLPAGVTLQTALPDAAGALDAVTAWAQQRRAAGGAPVTVRLVKGAYLATEHVDAVLHGWPLATWGSKRETDTAHLRLLDAALTPERTDAVRIGVAGQNLFDLATAWTLAQRRGVTDAVDVEMLLGTAAGHVDAVRADVGSVVLYTPVVHPDDPDSATAYLARRLQESANPEGFAAAATEIDRDASVFDREHGRYLASVAALDEPVVPTHRTQDRHRALGEPVLRDAFRNAPDTDPSVAANRSWAHDVLRRVPRSQLGAQTIRGARVTDRSQLERITARTAQAGVNWGRQDPGDRAELLDLIGHELETRRADLIEVTVSETGATFTEADAEVTAAVDAAHRYAESARRLGDVQGARFVPPRLTVVVPPQSSPVAVPAGGVLAALAAGSGVVLKPAPQARRSGALLADVLWDAGVPHSLLQLVDIDEDELGRDLIGHPAVDRIILTGSAETARSFRWWRAGLPLTAETGGKNAIVVTPSADLDLAVQDVVRSAFGHAGQPCATASLVVLVGSVGESERFRRQLVDATRTLRVAWPDDPGAQVGPVTSEPAGAARRGLTELGPGESWLVQPTPLDDSGRLWSPGIRDGVRPGSDFHQTEYPGPVLGIMRAETLEQAVAIQDGTDHGLSAGIHSLDAEEVADWLAQVRAGNLFVNSATTGVVVGRQPFGGWKRSSVGTGTKAGGPMYVATLGRWEPVPRTVHKSIQLHGLPPRVTALIEAARSGLSFEEFDQVRAGALSDVRAREDQYGRSHDPAGLVVQRNVLRYRPQSVVVRQAEDASMGDLVRSLAAATAARAHVLLSTARPLPGPLTQLLASSRSPLHVVDHLVESDQDFHARASSGAVFRPDWSTGEDALVDALEAVLSQGQDRPAPTAFGGPGARIRLIGGDASALEEALGASIDVAVHDAPVVEAGLIEMLPYLREQTVTITAHRFGDVDSDFAELRV; this is encoded by the coding sequence ATGCCGAGCGCCCGCCTCCAGGACTGCACCGACGACGCCGTTGCGCTGGTCCGTCGGTGGCTGGCGGCGTCCGCCGGCGTGAAGCCTGACCCCGGCGCCGTGCGTCTCGCCCGGACCCTGCGCGACGAGCGCGGTCTCGACTTCGCCCGTGACTTCGTCGACAAGGTCGTCCGCCCCGAGGACCCCAAGGTGGCCGCTCGCAACCTCGAGCGGGCCAGCCGCGACGTCCCCGACTTCCTCGCCTGGTACCTGCGCGGTGCGGTGACGCTCGGCGGCGGCTTCGCGACCATGGCTCCGTGGGCCGTGGTCCCGACCGCGCGCCGGATCCTGCGTCGGATGACCGGGCACCTGGTCGTCGACGCCGCCCCGGCGAAGACCGGCCAGGCGCTCGCCAGGCTCGGCGGCCCGGGTACGCGGCTCGACCTCAGCCTGCTGGGCGAGGCCGTCCAGGGCGCGGCCGAGGCCGACCGACGCCTGCAGCGGATCACGGACCTGCTCGCCCGCGACGACGTCGACCGCGTGTCCGTCAAGCTCAGCTCGGTGCTGCCGCCGACGTCCCCGTGGGGCCTCGACCAGGCGGTCGAGCGCGCCGTGGAGCGGCTCCTGCCGCTCTACCGACTGGCGGCGGCCCCGATGGCTGCCGGCCGTCCGGCGAAGACGATCACCCTCGACGCCGAGGCGTCCGGCGACCTCGACCGCATGCTCGCGGTGTTCCGGACCCTGCTCGACCGCGACGAGTTCGTCTCGCTGCCGGCGGGCGTGACGCTGCAGACCGCCCTGCCCGACGCCGCCGGTGCGCTCGACGCGGTGACCGCATGGGCGCAGCAGCGTCGTGCAGCGGGCGGAGCGCCGGTCACCGTGCGGCTCGTCAAGGGCGCGTACCTCGCCACCGAGCACGTCGACGCCGTCCTGCACGGGTGGCCGCTCGCCACGTGGGGCAGCAAGCGCGAGACCGACACCGCCCACCTGCGGCTGCTCGACGCCGCGCTCACCCCGGAGCGCACGGACGCCGTCCGGATCGGCGTCGCCGGTCAGAACCTGTTCGACCTGGCGACGGCGTGGACCCTCGCGCAGCGCCGCGGTGTCACCGACGCGGTCGACGTCGAGATGCTCCTCGGCACCGCGGCCGGGCACGTCGACGCCGTCCGCGCCGACGTCGGCTCCGTCGTGCTGTACACCCCGGTCGTGCACCCGGACGACCCCGACTCCGCGACCGCCTACCTGGCCCGTCGGCTGCAGGAGAGCGCGAACCCCGAGGGGTTCGCCGCCGCCGCGACCGAGATCGACCGCGACGCGAGCGTCTTCGACCGCGAGCACGGTCGGTACCTGGCGTCCGTCGCCGCACTCGACGAGCCCGTCGTGCCGACGCACCGCACCCAGGACCGCCACCGCGCCCTCGGCGAGCCCGTCCTGCGCGACGCCTTCCGGAACGCGCCCGACACCGACCCGTCCGTCGCCGCGAACCGCTCCTGGGCGCACGACGTGCTCCGTCGGGTCCCGCGCTCGCAGCTCGGCGCACAGACCATCCGCGGTGCACGGGTCACCGACCGCTCGCAGCTCGAACGCATCACGGCGCGAACCGCCCAGGCCGGCGTGAACTGGGGTCGGCAGGACCCGGGCGACCGGGCCGAGCTGCTCGACCTCATCGGCCACGAGCTCGAGACCCGGCGTGCCGACCTCATCGAGGTCACGGTCTCGGAGACCGGCGCCACCTTCACCGAGGCCGACGCCGAGGTCACCGCGGCCGTCGACGCCGCACACCGGTACGCCGAGAGCGCCCGACGGCTCGGTGACGTCCAGGGCGCCCGGTTCGTCCCGCCGCGCCTGACGGTCGTCGTCCCGCCGCAGAGCTCGCCCGTCGCGGTCCCCGCGGGCGGTGTCCTGGCGGCGCTCGCCGCGGGCAGCGGTGTGGTGCTGAAGCCCGCTCCGCAGGCACGTCGGAGCGGTGCCCTGCTCGCCGACGTCCTCTGGGACGCCGGCGTCCCGCACTCGTTGCTGCAGCTCGTCGACATCGACGAGGACGAACTCGGCCGCGACCTCATCGGCCACCCGGCCGTCGACCGCATCATCCTGACGGGGTCCGCCGAGACCGCGCGCTCGTTCCGCTGGTGGCGTGCGGGCCTCCCGCTCACCGCGGAGACGGGCGGCAAGAACGCGATCGTCGTCACGCCGAGCGCCGACCTCGACCTGGCCGTGCAGGACGTCGTGCGGTCCGCCTTCGGGCACGCCGGGCAGCCGTGCGCGACGGCGTCGCTCGTGGTGCTCGTGGGCTCCGTCGGCGAGAGCGAGCGCTTCCGTCGGCAGCTCGTCGACGCCACCCGCACGCTCCGGGTCGCGTGGCCCGACGACCCCGGCGCACAGGTCGGCCCGGTCACCTCGGAACCCGCGGGGGCGGCGCGCCGGGGCCTGACGGAGCTCGGCCCGGGGGAGTCCTGGCTGGTGCAGCCGACGCCGCTCGACGACTCCGGTCGGCTCTGGTCGCCCGGCATCCGCGACGGGGTCCGGCCCGGCAGCGACTTCCACCAGACCGAGTACCCGGGCCCGGTGCTCGGGATCATGCGCGCCGAGACGCTCGAGCAGGCCGTCGCGATCCAGGACGGCACCGACCACGGGCTGTCCGCGGGCATCCACTCGCTCGACGCCGAGGAGGTCGCCGACTGGCTCGCCCAGGTCCGCGCCGGCAACCTGTTCGTGAACAGCGCGACCACCGGCGTCGTCGTCGGTCGGCAGCCGTTCGGCGGCTGGAAGCGCTCGTCGGTGGGCACCGGCACGAAGGCCGGCGGCCCGATGTACGTCGCGACGCTCGGCCGCTGGGAGCCGGTGCCCCGCACCGTGCACAAGAGCATCCAGCTGCACGGGCTGCCGCCGCGCGTGACCGCCCTGATCGAGGCGGCTCGGAGCGGCCTGTCGTTCGAGGAGTTCGACCAGGTGCGCGCCGGCGCCCTGAGCGACGTCCGCGCGCGCGAGGACCAGTACGGTCGGTCGCACGACCCGGCCGGGCTCGTCGTGCAGCGGAACGTCCTGCGCTACCGGCCGCAGTCCGTCGTCGTCCGCCAGGCCGAGGACGCCTCGATGGGTGACCTGGTGCGCAGCCTCGCCGCCGCCACGGCCGCCCGCGCCCACGTGCTGCTGAGCACCGCGCGCCCGCTGCCGGGGCCGTTGACGCAGCTGCTCGCGTCGAGTCGGTCACCGCTGCACGTCGTGGACCACCTGGTGGAGTCCGACCAGGACTTCCACGCCCGGGCATCGTCCGGAGCGGTGTTCCGGCCGGACTGGTCGACCGGCGAGGACGCCCTGGTCGACGCGCTCGAGGCCGTGCTGTCGCAGGGGCAGGACCGTCCGGCGCCCACGGCGTTCGGGGGACCCGGAGCCCGCATCCGCCTGATCGGCGGCGACGCGTCAGCCCTCGAGGAAGCCCTCGGGGCGAGCATCGACGTCGCCGTCCACGACGCCCCCGTGGTCGAGGCCGGTCTGATCGAGATGCTGCCCTACCTGCGGGAGCAGACGGTGACGATCACCGCGCACCGCTTCGGCGACGTCGACAGCGACTTCGCCGAGCTGCGGGTGTAG
- a CDS encoding nitroreductase family protein, which translates to MELFEAIRRRRTTNGAFLPDPVSEEHQRLLMELAGRAPSQLNSQPWRFVVIEERDTIDRVAEISGRSMTSTMAEGTFFERYKPYFRFSQAEMDSRRDGMLFDKLPAPLRPFTKQVFTKRGQVLMNALRVPQTLGAENRKLVAGSPLLLGVLLDRDEYRKEARNAFYSVFSMGAAMENVWLATTELGLGIQFVSFPMEIEEAWAEVESLLEVPPELELMAVYRIGYLPPERRRPAIDWVSNERKRPSQYVFRGTCATPQTGWDDLPVVSTDPEATTP; encoded by the coding sequence GTGGAGCTGTTCGAGGCCATCCGACGACGACGCACGACGAACGGGGCGTTCCTGCCCGATCCGGTGTCCGAGGAGCACCAGCGGCTGCTCATGGAGCTCGCCGGCCGGGCGCCGTCGCAGTTGAACAGCCAGCCGTGGCGGTTCGTGGTGATCGAGGAGCGCGACACGATCGACCGGGTCGCGGAGATCAGCGGGCGGTCGATGACCAGCACGATGGCCGAGGGGACGTTCTTCGAGCGGTACAAGCCGTACTTCCGGTTCTCGCAGGCCGAGATGGACTCCCGGCGCGACGGCATGCTGTTCGACAAGCTGCCCGCACCGCTCCGGCCCTTCACGAAGCAGGTGTTCACCAAGCGTGGGCAGGTGCTCATGAACGCGCTGCGGGTGCCGCAGACGCTGGGTGCGGAGAACCGGAAGCTCGTCGCCGGGTCGCCGCTGCTGCTCGGCGTGCTGCTCGACCGTGACGAGTACCGCAAGGAGGCACGGAACGCGTTCTACTCGGTGTTCAGCATGGGCGCCGCGATGGAGAACGTCTGGCTCGCCACCACCGAGCTCGGCCTCGGGATCCAGTTCGTGTCGTTCCCGATGGAGATCGAGGAGGCGTGGGCCGAGGTCGAGTCCCTGCTCGAGGTCCCGCCGGAGCTCGAGCTGATGGCCGTGTACCGGATCGGGTACCTGCCACCCGAGCGTCGGCGCCCCGCGATCGACTGGGTGTCGAACGAGCGGAAGCGACCGTCGCAGTACGTGTTCCGCGGCACGTGCGCGACCCCGCAGACCGGGTGGGACGACCTGCCCGTCGTGAGCACCGACCCGGAGGCGACCACCCCGTGA
- the rocD gene encoding ornithine--oxo-acid transaminase, which translates to MSAAASLGVNTAAALAVEDRALAHNYSPLPVVIASGAGATVTDVDGKQYLDGLAAYSAVNFGHGNPRLLAAARAQLDRVTLTSRAFVNDQLGPFAAALAALTGTEMVLPMNTGAEAVESAIKVSRAWGYRVKGVPAERATIIVASGNFHGRTTTIISFSDDPSARDDFGPYTPGFRTVPYGDAAALRAAMDETVVAVLLEPIQGEGGVVIPPESYLPSVRQVCDEFGALFIADEIQSGLGRTGHTLAVQRVGVRPDLITLGKALGGGIVPVSAVVGSRDVLGVLRPGEHGSTFGGNPLAAAVGAEVVAMLGEGTFQQRALEGEPLLRGLLDELVGHGVVSHRVAGLWAGIDIDPALGTGKAIAKDLADRGLLVKDTHGSTIRFAPPLVVTDDEIRFAIDVLGEVLRDRA; encoded by the coding sequence ATGTCGGCGGCAGCGTCGCTCGGGGTCAACACCGCGGCGGCGCTCGCCGTCGAGGACCGCGCCCTCGCGCACAACTACAGCCCGCTGCCCGTCGTCATCGCGTCGGGTGCCGGAGCGACCGTCACCGACGTCGACGGCAAGCAGTACCTGGACGGCCTCGCCGCGTACTCGGCGGTGAACTTCGGCCACGGCAACCCGCGGCTGCTCGCCGCCGCACGGGCGCAGCTCGACCGCGTGACGCTGACCAGCCGCGCGTTCGTGAACGACCAGCTCGGGCCGTTCGCGGCAGCACTGGCGGCGTTGACGGGGACCGAGATGGTCCTGCCGATGAACACCGGCGCCGAGGCCGTCGAGTCCGCGATCAAGGTGTCCCGCGCCTGGGGCTACCGGGTCAAGGGCGTGCCGGCCGAGCGGGCGACGATCATCGTCGCGTCCGGGAACTTCCACGGCCGCACCACGACGATCATCTCGTTCTCCGACGACCCCTCGGCCCGCGACGACTTCGGCCCGTACACGCCGGGCTTCCGCACGGTGCCCTACGGCGACGCCGCTGCTCTGCGCGCGGCGATGGACGAGACCGTCGTCGCCGTGCTGCTCGAGCCGATCCAGGGCGAGGGCGGCGTGGTCATCCCCCCGGAGTCGTACCTGCCGTCCGTCCGGCAGGTCTGCGACGAGTTCGGTGCGCTGTTCATCGCGGACGAGATCCAGTCTGGCCTCGGTCGCACCGGGCACACGCTCGCGGTGCAGCGTGTCGGCGTCCGGCCCGACCTCATCACGCTCGGCAAGGCCCTGGGCGGCGGCATCGTGCCGGTGTCTGCGGTGGTGGGCTCGCGCGACGTCCTCGGCGTCCTGCGCCCCGGCGAGCACGGGTCCACCTTCGGCGGCAACCCCCTCGCCGCAGCCGTCGGCGCCGAGGTCGTGGCGATGCTCGGTGAGGGCACGTTCCAGCAGCGGGCCCTCGAGGGCGAACCGCTGCTGCGCGGCCTGCTCGACGAGCTCGTCGGGCACGGCGTCGTGTCGCACCGCGTGGCCGGACTCTGGGCCGGGATCGACATCGACCCCGCACTCGGCACCGGCAAGGCGATCGCGAAGGACCTCGCCGACCGCGGACTCCTGGTGAAGGACACCCACGGGTCGACGATCCGCTTCGCGCCGCCCCTCGTCGTCACCGACGACGAGATCCGCTTCGCGATCGACGTGCTCGGCGAGGTCCTGCGCGACCGAGCCTGA
- a CDS encoding Lrp/AsnC family transcriptional regulator — MDTLDHRILDQLRDNARAGYGDIGSVVGLSASAVKRRVDRLVGDGVIQGFTIKVDPAVEDRGTEAWVELYCRGTVSPDELRALLDTVPEVVDAGTVTGSADAVVHMRSKDLSALEEALDRVRLAPQVDHTRSAIVLSKLVSRESA; from the coding sequence ATGGACACACTCGATCACCGCATCCTGGACCAGCTCCGGGACAATGCCCGTGCCGGCTACGGCGACATCGGGTCGGTGGTCGGACTCTCCGCGTCGGCCGTCAAGCGCCGGGTGGACCGACTCGTGGGCGACGGGGTGATCCAGGGCTTCACGATCAAGGTGGACCCGGCGGTCGAGGACCGCGGCACCGAGGCCTGGGTCGAGCTCTACTGCCGCGGCACCGTCTCGCCCGACGAGCTGCGGGCGCTGCTCGACACCGTCCCCGAGGTCGTCGACGCCGGCACGGTGACCGGCAGCGCCGACGCCGTCGTGCACATGCGCTCGAAGGACCTGTCCGCGCTGGAGGAGGCGCTCGACCGCGTCCGCCTCGCGCCCCAGGTCGACCACACGCGCTCGGCGATCGTGCTCTCCAAGCTCGTCAGTCGCGAATCCGCGTAA
- a CDS encoding aldo/keto reductase family protein — translation MEYRYLGNSGLKVSEITYGNWLTHASQVENDAAIACVKAALEVGISTFDTADVYANTGAETVLGEALKGERRQSLEIATKVFGPTGPKGHNDTGLSRKHILESIDGSLERLQTDYVDLYQAHRFDHETPLEETMQAFADIVRQGKVLYVGVSEWTADQLRAGAALAKDLGFQLISNQPQYSALWRVIEDEVVPTSKELGISQIVWSPIAQGVLTGKYQPGQPLPEGSRATDDKGGAKMIERFMNDEVLSAVQELKPIADELDLSMAQLAVAWVLQNENVASAIIGASRPEQVHDNAGAAGVTIPAELLTRIDDVLGSVVERDPAKTNDSSPKTREA, via the coding sequence ATGGAGTACCGCTACCTCGGCAACTCGGGCCTCAAGGTCTCTGAGATCACCTACGGCAACTGGCTCACCCACGCCTCACAGGTCGAGAACGACGCGGCGATCGCCTGCGTCAAGGCCGCGCTCGAGGTCGGCATCTCGACGTTCGACACCGCCGACGTCTACGCCAACACCGGCGCCGAGACCGTCCTGGGCGAGGCGCTCAAGGGGGAGCGGCGCCAGTCCCTCGAGATCGCCACGAAGGTGTTCGGTCCGACCGGGCCGAAGGGGCACAACGACACCGGGCTGTCCCGCAAGCACATCCTCGAGTCGATCGACGGTTCGCTCGAGCGGCTGCAGACGGACTACGTCGACCTGTACCAGGCGCACCGGTTCGACCACGAGACCCCCCTCGAAGAGACCATGCAGGCCTTCGCCGACATCGTGCGGCAGGGCAAGGTCCTGTACGTCGGCGTGAGCGAGTGGACCGCCGACCAGCTCCGTGCGGGTGCGGCGCTGGCGAAGGACCTCGGCTTCCAGCTCATCTCGAACCAGCCGCAGTACTCGGCGCTGTGGCGCGTCATCGAGGACGAGGTGGTGCCGACCTCGAAGGAGCTCGGCATCTCGCAGATCGTCTGGTCGCCGATCGCCCAGGGCGTGCTCACCGGCAAGTACCAGCCGGGTCAGCCCCTGCCCGAGGGCTCGCGGGCCACGGACGACAAGGGCGGCGCGAAGATGATCGAGCGCTTCATGAACGACGAGGTGCTCTCGGCCGTCCAGGAGCTCAAGCCGATCGCCGACGAGCTCGACCTGTCGATGGCGCAGCTCGCCGTCGCGTGGGTGCTGCAGAACGAGAACGTCGCGAGTGCGATCATCGGCGCCTCGCGTCCGGAGCAGGTGCACGACAACGCCGGCGCCGCCGGTGTGACGATCCCGGCCGAGTTGCTGACCCGGATCGACGACGTGCTCGGCTCCGTGGTCGAGCGCGACCCGGCCAAGACGAACGACAGCAGCCCGAAGACCCGCGAGGCCTGA
- a CDS encoding DUF2071 domain-containing protein, giving the protein MTDTRPADGTPGLQPVAPGLTGRPWISQDWLDVVFVHWRVDVSAVAPLLPAGTRPDTMALDGTDDGVTTWVGLIAFRFEDTRFPPFSTGSIGDFVELNVRVYTVDEQGQRGVVFLSLDAGKLLPTLGARVATGLPYRWAVAESRSGDDRVGYAMRRHGTHLRSMVDVRVGDPIAEPTTLETFLTARWGMHVRRGGRTRFWPNEHEPWPLHRASVVSMRDDLVGAAGLPFGLTELEPDSVLYSPGVTTRFGRGR; this is encoded by the coding sequence GTGACCGACACCCGACCCGCTGACGGCACCCCGGGCCTCCAACCCGTCGCCCCCGGCCTGACCGGCCGCCCCTGGATCTCGCAGGACTGGCTCGACGTCGTCTTCGTGCACTGGCGCGTCGACGTGTCGGCGGTGGCCCCGCTGCTGCCGGCCGGCACCCGACCCGACACGATGGCGCTCGACGGGACCGACGACGGGGTGACCACCTGGGTGGGCCTCATCGCGTTCCGGTTCGAGGACACCCGGTTCCCGCCGTTCTCGACCGGGAGCATCGGCGACTTCGTCGAGCTGAACGTCCGCGTCTACACGGTCGACGAGCAGGGGCAGCGCGGCGTCGTGTTCCTGTCGCTCGACGCCGGCAAGCTCCTGCCGACCCTCGGCGCACGCGTCGCGACCGGCCTGCCCTACCGGTGGGCCGTGGCCGAGTCGCGGAGCGGTGACGACCGCGTCGGGTACGCGATGCGGCGGCACGGCACCCACCTGCGGTCGATGGTCGACGTCCGTGTCGGCGACCCGATCGCCGAACCGACGACGCTCGAGACGTTCCTGACGGCACGGTGGGGCATGCACGTCCGTCGGGGCGGGCGCACCCGGTTCTGGCCGAACGAGCACGAGCCGTGGCCGTTGCACCGCGCCTCGGTGGTGTCGATGCGGGACGACCTGGTCGGGGCGGCCGGGCTGCCGTTCGGGCTCACCGAACTCGAACCGGACTCGGTGCTCTACTCGCCGGGGGTCACGACGCGGTTCGGTCGGGGGCGCTGA
- a CDS encoding SDR family oxidoreductase produces the protein MTRVAVVTGGSAGLGRATVRELAARGWDVAVLARGKDGVDAAVAEVEAAGRRGLALVADVSDRDAVEAAADRVEQELGPIDLWVNGVMVGVFGRFMDTAPEDFERALHVTYLGFVNGTRAALSRMVPRNRGQVVQVGSALGFRGIPLQSAYCGAKHAIVGFTESVVSELLQQGSKVKVSRVDMPALNTIQFSWVKSKLPHHPQPVAPIYQPEVGARAIAAVAEHPRPRTWVGESTVYTIIGNRIGGRFADWYAAKTLVSGQQAEAKDGEEIGVNLYEPVPGDHGAHGVFDESAHAWSPQTWWVEHRRLGRSIVGTVLGTAGAVALVAGRRR, from the coding sequence ATGACTCGAGTGGCAGTGGTGACCGGTGGATCCGCAGGACTGGGACGGGCGACCGTCCGCGAGCTGGCCGCCCGGGGGTGGGACGTCGCGGTCCTGGCCCGGGGGAAGGACGGCGTCGACGCCGCCGTCGCCGAGGTCGAGGCGGCCGGCCGCCGCGGGCTCGCCCTGGTGGCGGACGTCTCGGACCGGGACGCCGTCGAGGCGGCGGCCGACCGGGTCGAGCAGGAGCTCGGTCCGATCGACCTGTGGGTGAACGGCGTGATGGTCGGGGTCTTCGGCCGGTTCATGGACACGGCGCCGGAGGACTTCGAGCGCGCACTGCACGTCACGTACCTCGGCTTCGTGAACGGCACCAGGGCCGCGCTCTCGCGGATGGTGCCGCGCAACCGCGGCCAGGTCGTCCAGGTCGGCTCGGCGCTGGGCTTCCGGGGCATCCCCCTGCAGTCGGCCTACTGCGGCGCGAAGCACGCCATCGTCGGGTTCACCGAGTCGGTCGTCTCGGAGCTCCTGCAGCAGGGCAGCAAGGTGAAGGTGTCGCGGGTCGACATGCCGGCGCTCAACACCATCCAGTTCAGCTGGGTGAAGTCGAAGCTGCCGCACCACCCGCAGCCGGTCGCGCCCATCTACCAGCCCGAGGTCGGTGCGCGGGCGATCGCCGCCGTCGCGGAGCACCCGCGCCCCCGCACCTGGGTCGGCGAGTCGACGGTGTACACGATCATCGGCAACCGGATCGGCGGCCGCTTCGCCGACTGGTACGCGGCGAAGACCCTGGTGTCCGGGCAGCAGGCCGAGGCGAAGGACGGCGAGGAGATCGGCGTCAACCTGTACGAACCCGTCCCCGGCGACCACGGTGCGCACGGGGTGTTCGACGAGAGCGCGCACGCCTGGTCGCCGCAGACCTGGTGGGTCGAGCACCGCCGGCTCGGCCGGTCGATCGTCGGCACGGTCCTCGGCACGGCCGGAGCCGTGGCACTCGTGGCGGGACGACGACGATGA